The following is a genomic window from Maylandia zebra isolate NMK-2024a unplaced genomic scaffold, Mzebra_GT3a scaffold20, whole genome shotgun sequence.
TAGCCACAAATCGACCCAAGGCCCTCCAGGGGTTTTAACATTAGCATTGGAGGCTAAATAGAATTTTCGACATCTCCTCCTCTATTAAAGCTCGTTTTCAGCAACCGAACACCAAGAAACATCAAGAAAACCTCACTGCGCCGATAGAATACCGTGAATTTTATATAAGTTTGAATAACTTACCGTTTGTGTAAAATACTCCAATGAGTACGGCAGGCATCCACCACGGTGTAACCAGCAGAAGCACATGGAAAATCGGCCCGGCAGAGCAAACTATTTATTGATCCACGGGTTTACCTGGGCAGAAGCCCAGGGGCCTGCCAAGTTAAATAACTCTCTTCAGAGTTCATTTGCTTGGACTTGAATAACACTGTTTAATAACTCCAACACTGAACACTATTTGAATCAGAATGTGTTAAAATGACACTTTGAGAGTGGAAATCAACTCTAACATCTTTAACCCTGAAATTTTAACACTCCAGTTTTTGCTGTGTATATTTAGCCAcactgatgtttctgtttttagttCAGATATTGTCATCATTGTGGATGTTTTTGCTAGACGCTGTAAATGTGTAGTACGTGTGTGCCACATATGTGTTATAGGCAGGAACACAACGGTTACATCATTATCATACAGCATACGGATGATGATGCCCGATGAGGAGCGAGACGAGGAAGCCGACGAAGCCGCCTCCCCCTCAGTCTTTTCTCTCTTCAGAGAGCTTGACCTCTGAGGGCCGCCATGGCTCTGACTCTTCAGAGGAACCGTCACCTGCTGTGTGGGAGGGATGTGGCCGTGCACAGATGCCGGCCTCTCGCCGCCTTTCCGCCGCTCCAACTTGGCTCTGAGTGTGGAGTACGAGTCAGCATGGGCGGGGTTGTGGGTGAAGGACTGAGAGCGCTTCTTGCGTGGGTTGTCATCAAAGAACTCAATGATGAAAGCTTGCTGAGTGAGGTGCTCGGGGGGCGCCTGTTTGGGAAATTCGGTGGGTGACAGAGCTTTAGGAGGACTCTGGGACAGGGGCCTCTCAGGGGCTACGGGTGAGGCAGAGGCCGGTCTGGGTGGAGCATACTGCAGTGGTTGGTGTAGCTGACTATGGATGGACTGGCCTGATTGGATGACCTGCTGCGACGCCTGGGACAGCTCTGATTGCATAGAGTGCTCAGTGCGGACCGAGTGGTGGGATTTACCCCTTCCTTTGAGAACTGGGTCCTCTGAGTCACTCTGGGTCCCATCCTCATGGTGGTGACCTAAAGACAGGAATAAAGATGTCAGTGAGTACTAGCTTTTGAACTTTGAAGCTCAATGGTCACAAGTGTATGACTGAAGCTTTGAtagcctcaaacaaagacagaagTTTAGTGGGGTCAGTAAAATCAGAGAAATATCAGAAGATTCAGGGACCGTGTGTCAATAAATTGTTAACAATGAAGTGCTGGACAGGTTTTATCACCAGCAGGAAGCATAATCCCCGATTACCTGTGAATGACAAACAGGTAACACAGGTATGGTCCGGAACACAGGTGCAACTCTGACCTTTCAGGGTCTTGATGTTCATGGCGAGGTCACTCTTGGTGCTGTAAACGTCTTCAGACGGTGGGCGTCTCTTCATCATGCTTACATCACTGTGGACCAGCCAGTCAGCCACCTTGCTCTCTGCTGACATCACCTCTGCAGGTGTGGCCATGATGGCTGTCTTGGTGGGTGTAGCCTGCAGCTTCCTCTGGCGAGTGGAGAACTTGGTGATGTGGTCTTTAATCTTGATCTTCCCAGGCATGCAATCATCAAACTCAATGGTAAAGGAGGCATGGCTCTGAACGACAGGCGGAGTCGGAGTGGGAAGTGAGGGTGGGGCCGGGGGCGTGTCAGTGTCCTTGGTGGGGATCTCATGGAGCTCCGCGCCTGAGGACTTAGGGTGCTGGAAGTCCTTGGTGGGGATCTCAAAGTAGCTCGGCTCACGGTGGTACGAAGGGAAGGCGGACTTTGGCTGACAGTCTGACAGCGATGCAGAAAATTCTGGATCTGCAGAGGGAGCGTCTTTCTGAACATCTGACAGAGGCAAAGAGATGACATCTCACCAACATCATCAATAACGCACCATCAGCTcaatttagctttatttatacagcaccagtTTACTGCACTCCTCCACTTTATTAAGGTGTGCGTACCTGAATGTGGCTCATCGCTGGTTTGGACTTTACTCCCATAATCCTCCTCTCCCCACCAGGAAGGCTGGCCATACAAAGGAGTGGGCCGACACACCGGCGCCTCTGTCACAGAAACGTGTGATAGGTGAAATTGCCGACCAATCAAAGTGTCCCGAGGAGCGTGAACAAACGACTTTCTGGTTTGTTACTAAAACATTTTCCTGAACGAGCAGATTTATAGTAAAAAATACATCAGAACAAACAGCAACACATCATCTGCGTACAGGAACACACAGCGGCCAGACACCTGATCCAGTACTTTTTAACCCTGCACCAGGCTTTCTGGTGCAGGGTTTTGTGTTACATTATGTTTTGTACAGTGCAGTATATTTTTGACCCTGTGTGATGTCAAAATTTTGTGTTATTGCTTGTATTACGCCCAGTATTGTTAGGAGTACATTTGATACACAGTATATTTACTGCCAGTACTGTTGCTGTATTATTGTTACCCTGTGCGAGGCTCTTGGTACTCTGCGCTTTCTCGCCTCTCGCCCGCTCATCCACGTCACTCTTCTTCCCCTCTGAAGGCTTTAGGCTCATCTGCAGCTGACTGCTGTACTTCTCATGCTGAAACAGAAGAACGAGGCAAACGTACTCAAGGTACTGCAAATTGCATGTACTCACGGTACTGCATGTGCTCACGGTACTGTACATGCTGTGTGTAGTCATGAGAAATTCATGACGCTCTGAGTAGTTTTGGAAATGCAAACTAAATGCAGTTAAACAAGGAAATTAAATAACACCCTCTATGCAGTAATTTGtacaatagaaaacacacacccacaaacacCAACCTTTAGGGCCTCCTCTGGGACTTTGTGTTGACTTTTCTCCAGAACGTAGACGTGAGAATGTGAACAACAGCtcagaaaaatattaaaattatcacacacacacacacacacacacacacacacacacagaaacacacaggcgcgcacagacacgcacacaaacagtgcgtgtgtgcgtctgaAGGATATCGTATCCGAAGCGGATGATGTCGGACAGTTTGAGGGTGATGTAGGTCTGATCAGGAATCCGAAGGTCGTTTACAAatgtctgcaggaaacaaacaaacaaacgtccaGGTGAAAGTTTCTGATTATGATGCTGAAGTCCACTCTGAAGGTTTTCACTCTTTTGTGATTTTACAGTTCTTGCCTGTTTAAATTAAAGTggaattaaatttttttaagttaataaaaaaaaaaaaaaaaatctttgtactGTAACCTGTGACTTTAGGCATCACCACCCCCCACCTGTGTTTGCTGCTGATTGGTGGATACCTATGATAATGTACTGATATGTTGTGTATGGCTCACCCCATTGAGGCTGCCCAGGTCCTTCACCAGGTGTTCATCAGTGGTCGGGTTGTAGTTGATGACAGCGTGCTGTTTGTCCACACTGCGagactgagacacacacacatacaactcTTTTTGCTTACTTTCACTGCGACTCAAACAAGACACCATTACAACTTCCTTTTTCAGACCAACCTAGAGGGAGGCAATTTCTACTAACCCGAACACCTGCACAGGTCAGCCTCACCTGAAGCATCAGCTCGCAGTCCTCTCGGCCCACAAAAATCATCTCTCGGGGGAGGCGGTGTCGAGTCCCCGAACTGCTTACCAGGAACCATGATGTCACACTCATCTTCACAGGCCTGCTGAGAAACCCCAGAGCATCCTGGGAAATGAAGACAGAGGCAGGTGATACAGGTGGGTTTGTGCGGGCCTGTTGTGCCACCGTGacagattttaaatatttaatcagaCAAAATGAGTAATTTCAGACGATCCTGCTCTTactgatttgtgtgtgtttgaatcctgacaGCTGAGGCACCTGCAGGTGTGTAGTCAGGTCCAAAAGGACCTGCAGGTTGTCCACACCAGCCTGAGTCTGAGGTTCAAACACCTTCAACTTTCAATTAAGCACTGAATGAACTCCTACAgacatttttattcacagtgcTCTGATTACAGAGGTTCGGCACAGAAACGGGGTCATGCAGTCAaatatgtgatatttattaaaaacacagagCATGAGCAAATCAACTGTTCATTTCATCTTTAGAGTTAAAAGTTGAACTAAAGCACTGAccagcagaaaataaaacacgaGCGCTTTATAAAACTTCTAATTTGAAATAACGGCTCAGAGATGATTCTGTTTCCTGGGAAGGGGTTAAAGATATTTCCTATTTCTAACAGGAAATATCCAACTGTCAAATGACCACatgatctcacacacacactcgcacaggTGAGAGTCACTGacattaaaacttcagttttagtgtttttctgCACATATACTGCAGTATCATCAGTACTGTCAATACTTTTGTGTGAACCACACGAACAGATGAagtgagagtttggagtttGAGCACTGGGTTTTGTATGCAGGAGCTCTTGCAGACACAGCTGAAGGATAGATGAAGCTCCTctgcagcacagacagcagTGCCACAGACGCTCTGTCCAATCAGAGGCTGACACACGGGCACACATGGAGTAgatcagctcctccatcagtcACTGAGACTTCACATCCACTCTGGAGCTCACTCTGTGAAGCTCTGCCCTTCTCAGGAGGTCAGAGGTGATTGGACGGCTCACTCCAAAGGGTTCCATAGGTAAAAAGTCTggggaagggaggggggatcttcctgtttttcatcaCGGCATAGAACCAGTGAAGAAAACTGCTCATGATGTGGACAAGTGTGGacaacacacactcagatgcacata
Proteins encoded in this region:
- the LOC143416142 gene encoding centrosomal protein of 170 kDa protein B-like — its product is MSVTSWFLVSSSGTRHRLPREMIFVGREDCELMLQSRSVDKQHAVINYNPTTDEHLVKDLGSLNGTFVNDLRIPDQTYITLKLSDIIRFGYDSHVYVLEKSQHKVPEEALKHEKYSSQLQMSLKPSEGKKSDVDERARGEKAQSTKSLAQEAPVCRPTPLYGQPSWWGEEDYGSKVQTSDEPHSDVQKDAPSADPEFSASLSDCQPKSAFPSYHREPSYFEIPTKDFQHPKSSGAELHEIPTKDTDTPPAPPSLPTPTPPVVQSHASFTIEFDDCMPGKIKIKDHITKFSTRQRKLQATPTKTAIMATPAEVMSAESKVADWLVHSDVSMMKRRPPSEDVYSTKSDLAMNIKTLKGHHHEDGTQSDSEDPVLKGRGKSHHSVRTEHSMQSELSQASQQVIQSGQSIHSQLHQPLQYAPPRPASASPVAPERPLSQSPPKALSPTEFPKQAPPEHLTQQAFIIEFFDDNPRKKRSQSFTHNPAHADSYSTLRAKLERRKGGERPASVHGHIPPTQQVTVPLKSQSHGGPQRSSSLKREKTEGEAASSASSSRSSSGIIIRMLYDNDVTVVFLPITHMWHTRTTHLQRLAKTSTMMTISELKTETSVWLNIHSKNWSVKISGLKMLELISTLKVSF